The following are from one region of the Flavobacteriales bacterium genome:
- a CDS encoding DUF3667 domain-containing protein, whose translation MDQQKGCLNCGVKRDGDFCPSCGQRASVSRVSFREIGSQISSTVFNLEAPLYQTFKGLLTRPGAMISEFLGGKRKS comes from the coding sequence ATGGACCAACAAAAAGGGTGCTTGAACTGTGGCGTGAAGCGTGATGGGGACTTCTGCCCTAGCTGCGGTCAACGGGCATCGGTCTCCCGGGTGAGCTTCAGAGAGATAGGCTCTCAGATAAGCAGTACGGTCTTCAATCTGGAGGCTCCGCTGTACCAGACCTTCAAAGGACTCCTGACCCGGCCCGGGGCCATGATATCTGAATTCCTAGGAGGCAAACGCAAGTC
- the mgtE gene encoding magnesium transporter: protein MSQTSIDKDFILSVKMAIERMDLPFLREQMGELHPADIAEVLDAVNMDEAKSLYRLLGDEKAAEVMMELEEDVREKFLDALSSKHIAEKVIENIDTDDAADLLGELSEEKKAEVLSHVEDPEYASDIVQLLSYEEDTAGALMGTELVKVHVDWTVTRAVREMRKQGEEVTDVFTVYVVDERETLLGSLSFKRLFFSASSMKSTIRELFEEQELRSVTPDTAAEEVVRIMKKYDLVVLPVVNESGRLLGRITIDDVVDFMQEEAERDYAMASGISQKVESDDSIWLLTRARLPWLLIGLLGGILVAQVIAIYEHQIQVDPKLAFFIPLIAAMGGNVGVQSSAIVVQGLANKSLLAHDIFGRLTKELGVALFNGVICAALLLGFNMLFSTSMELSYTVSIALFSVIIFAGLFGTFIPLALDKFKIDPALATGPFITTMNDIVGLVIYFWVGSMMYGMA from the coding sequence ATGTCCCAAACCTCTATAGATAAAGACTTCATCCTCTCAGTCAAGATGGCCATCGAGCGCATGGACCTCCCCTTTCTGAGGGAGCAGATGGGTGAGCTACACCCCGCTGACATTGCTGAGGTACTGGATGCAGTCAATATGGATGAGGCCAAATCCCTCTATCGCCTGCTCGGAGACGAGAAAGCGGCCGAGGTGATGATGGAATTGGAAGAGGATGTCCGGGAGAAATTCTTAGACGCACTTTCTTCCAAACACATCGCAGAAAAGGTCATCGAGAACATAGACACCGATGACGCAGCGGACCTCTTGGGTGAACTCTCGGAAGAGAAGAAAGCAGAGGTCCTTTCTCATGTGGAGGATCCAGAATATGCGAGTGATATCGTCCAACTACTGTCCTATGAAGAAGACACAGCCGGTGCCCTGATGGGTACCGAGTTGGTCAAGGTACATGTGGACTGGACCGTCACCCGTGCAGTGCGAGAGATGCGTAAGCAAGGTGAAGAGGTCACTGATGTCTTCACCGTATACGTGGTGGATGAGCGTGAGACCCTCCTAGGTAGTCTTTCCTTCAAGCGACTCTTCTTCTCGGCTTCCAGCATGAAATCCACTATCCGTGAGCTTTTTGAAGAGCAGGAATTGCGTAGCGTGACCCCTGATACTGCGGCTGAAGAAGTGGTGCGTATCATGAAAAAGTACGACCTCGTAGTGCTACCTGTAGTCAATGAGAGCGGTCGACTATTGGGACGGATCACCATCGATGACGTGGTCGACTTCATGCAAGAAGAGGCAGAACGCGATTACGCAATGGCAAGTGGTATCTCCCAGAAAGTAGAGAGTGATGATTCCATCTGGCTGCTGACCCGTGCCCGATTGCCTTGGCTGCTGATCGGTCTTCTAGGAGGAATCCTCGTAGCACAGGTCATTGCGATATACGAACATCAGATCCAGGTCGATCCAAAACTCGCCTTCTTCATACCCTTGATCGCGGCCATGGGTGGAAATGTAGGTGTACAATCCTCGGCCATTGTGGTACAGGGATTGGCCAATAAGAGCCTCCTAGCGCACGATATCTTTGGACGGCTCACCAAGGAATTGGGAGTCGCCCTCTTCAATGGAGTCATCTGTGCGGCCCTTTTACTCGGTTTCAATATGCTCTTCAGCACGAGCATGGAGCTGAGTTACACGGTGAGCATTGCGCTTTTCTCCGTGATCATCTTCGCGGGTCTATTCGGCACTTTCATTCCCCTTGCTCTGGACAAATTCAAGATCGACCCTGCTTTGGCCACAGGACCATTCATAACTACCATGAATGATATCGTGGGCTTGGTCATCTATTTCTGGGTGGGCTCCATGATGTATGGAATGGCCTAG